A portion of the Neorhodopirellula lusitana genome contains these proteins:
- a CDS encoding UDP-2,3-diacylglucosamine diphosphatase, with product MAEQSDGLFEHDCERRVRTLFISDTHLGCRYSRPDALYHFLGQYRPDQLFLVGDVVDGWKLSRRWHWQPIYNRILDRLREMMGCGTQITYLPGNHDALFRNPLHRRLLTDHCKDLVISDEVVFKAADGRRFLVTHGDRFDWFETNAVWLSKLLMRTYDPLLGISRWRHRFGGSPSGNPYAICNRLKRQTKSIAKFVSAFQQQLITHAERVGCDGIICGHLHSPTIAQSDSVIYCNTGDWVENCTGLIERFDGTLELHSHYQDLPLQTLPPRKQCHLSIA from the coding sequence ATGGCCGAACAATCAGACGGTCTGTTTGAACACGACTGTGAACGTCGTGTTCGTACGCTTTTCATAAGCGATACCCATCTGGGATGTCGTTACAGTCGGCCGGACGCGCTGTACCACTTCTTGGGCCAATACCGACCTGACCAATTGTTTCTGGTCGGCGACGTGGTCGATGGCTGGAAGCTGAGTCGCCGTTGGCACTGGCAGCCGATCTACAACCGCATCTTGGATCGCTTGCGTGAAATGATGGGTTGCGGGACCCAGATCACTTATCTGCCGGGCAATCACGATGCGTTGTTTCGTAACCCGCTGCACCGTCGGTTGCTGACCGACCATTGCAAGGATCTCGTCATCAGTGATGAGGTTGTCTTCAAAGCGGCCGATGGGCGTCGCTTCTTGGTCACGCATGGCGATCGCTTTGATTGGTTTGAAACCAATGCGGTATGGCTCTCTAAGTTGCTGATGCGAACCTACGATCCATTGCTTGGGATCAGCCGTTGGCGACATCGTTTTGGCGGGAGCCCTTCCGGTAATCCTTATGCCATCTGCAACCGATTGAAACGACAAACGAAGTCGATCGCTAAGTTCGTTTCGGCTTTCCAACAACAGCTGATCACGCATGCCGAACGCGTGGGCTGTGACGGGATCATTTGTGGGCATCTGCACAGTCCCACAATCGCTCAATCCGATTCCGTCATTTACTGCAACACCGGTGACTGGGTGGAAAACTGCACCGGATTGATCGAGCGTTTCGATGGAACGCTGGAACTGCACTCTCACTATCAAGACTTGCCGCTGCAAACTTTGCCGCCTCGCAAGCAATGTCATTTGTCCATTGCCTGA
- a CDS encoding DUF3500 domain-containing protein, which yields MFNRTARLLSLVFVAVLVCSVVGWKISQAPAEQMQTFATAYLETLDDSQRELTLEKFDSPKRVGWHFIPMDERKGLMLENMNDAQRTAALRLLRSALSEAGYFKANRIMLLEEVLNEMEGGKGRWERNPQRYYVTLFGDPRQTMAEDDSAETAKWGLSFEGHHLSLNFVCRGNEVLDSTPQFLAANPAVVMNETTVTLGKGTAVLSREEQLGFKLVNGLAPQQKELAVIADKAPRDIRFIATTHPEVLPAEGIAYSKLDDSQKKLLQELVSLYTDVAPDEVASKRRAEIQEDGWDNVWFAWAGATKPGVGHYYRIQGKRFLIEFANSQSDPAGNPANHIHSIYRDLTGDFDLPISQ from the coding sequence ATGTTCAATCGCACCGCTCGCCTTTTGTCGCTCGTGTTCGTCGCCGTTTTAGTCTGCAGCGTTGTCGGCTGGAAAATATCCCAGGCGCCTGCGGAACAGATGCAGACATTTGCGACCGCGTATTTGGAAACACTCGACGACAGCCAGCGTGAGCTGACCCTGGAAAAGTTTGATTCGCCCAAGCGTGTCGGTTGGCACTTCATTCCCATGGACGAACGCAAGGGCTTGATGTTGGAGAACATGAACGACGCTCAACGCACCGCGGCACTCCGTTTGTTGCGTTCGGCGTTGAGCGAAGCTGGGTACTTCAAGGCGAATCGAATCATGTTGCTTGAAGAAGTGCTCAACGAGATGGAGGGTGGGAAAGGTCGATGGGAGCGAAACCCACAACGCTACTACGTCACTCTGTTTGGGGATCCACGCCAAACAATGGCTGAAGACGACAGTGCGGAAACAGCAAAATGGGGGCTGAGCTTTGAAGGGCATCACCTGTCGCTGAACTTTGTTTGCCGTGGCAATGAAGTGCTCGATAGCACGCCTCAGTTCCTGGCGGCTAATCCTGCCGTGGTCATGAATGAAACCACTGTGACGCTCGGCAAGGGGACCGCCGTTTTGAGTCGCGAAGAGCAGCTGGGATTCAAGTTGGTCAACGGCCTCGCACCGCAGCAAAAGGAACTTGCTGTCATTGCGGATAAGGCTCCGCGAGACATTCGCTTTATCGCCACGACACACCCTGAGGTCCTTCCGGCGGAAGGGATTGCATATTCGAAATTGGATGACAGTCAAAAGAAGTTGTTGCAAGAATTGGTTTCTCTTTACACCGATGTTGCTCCTGATGAAGTGGCGTCCAAACGACGTGCCGAGATTCAAGAAGACGGCTGGGACAACGTATGGTTCGCTTGGGCGGGTGCAACCAAGCCTGGTGTTGGCCACTATTACCGTATTCAAGGAAAACGCTTTTTGATCGAGTTCGCGAACTCGCAATCGGATCCTGCCGGCAATCCTGCCAATCACATCCATAGCATCTATCGCGATTTGACTGGCGACTTCGACTTGCCAATCTCTCAGTAG